A region of the Curtobacterium flaccumfaciens pv. betae genome:
TTCATCACCGCGTTCATCCCGATCGTCGGTGCCACCGCCGCCGGCATCCTCGCCGCCCTGGTCGCGCTCGTGGCCCTCGGTCCGGTGCAGGCACTCATCGTGATCGGCATCGTGGTGCTGGTGAACCAGCTCGAGGGCAACCTGCTGCAGCCCGTCCTGATGGGGCGCACCCTCAAGCTGCACGGCCTCGTCATCCTGATCGGGCTGACCGCCGGCACCGTCCTCGCCGGCATCACCGGCGCGATCATCTCGGTGCCGCTGATCGCCGCCGCCTGGGGCGCGATCCTGGTGTGGGACGGCCCGAACACCCCGGCACGACCGTGGCGGAAGAAGCGCAACGAGGACGTCACCGCGCACGAGCTGCCGCAGGGCTGATCCGCAGCGCCGATCCGTGAGGCGCGTTGCGGACATCCGCTTCGCGCAGCGGCCTTCCACCCAGCAGGATGGAGGAGTGCTCGTCTCCATCGTCTACATGAGCCGTGCCGTCGTCCCCTTCGACGACCAGGCCATGGCGGTGCTGCTCGCGGAGTCACGGCTGCGCAACGAAGCGCTCGGGGTCTCCGGGCTCCTGCTCGCGAAGGGCGGCCGGTTCATGCAGCTGCTCGAGGGGCCGGCGTGGAGCGTGCAAGACCGGTACGACGTGATCGCGAAGGACCGCCGTCACGGTGAGGTGAAGTCACTCGTGCGCGAGGACATCGAGCGCCGACGGTTCGACGGCTGGTCGATGGCCTACCGCGCGCTCGACGACTCGGACATCCGGTCCGAAGCGGGCTTCAGTCCCTTCCTGTCGGGCACGATGGACTTCCCGCGCTCGTTCGACCGGACCAGTGCTGCCTGGCTGCTGAAGTGGTTCCGCGACCGCGAGCTGCACGACCTCTGACCCGCCGGCAGCGACGCACTCCGCCCGCGCCGTACCCAGCGGTTCAATCGGTGCCGAACGCGTCCTCGACGACGGCGAGCAGCCGGTCGCGGTGCTTCGGGTCCGCCGTCGCCGCGATCACCACGCGCCACATCGTCGCCACCGCCGGCATCAGGTCGGTGCGCCGCGTCCGGACGTCGGACACGAGCTGCACGCCGGTGAAGTAGGGCACCACCGTCGAGCCGAGCTGCTCCGCGGTCAGGTCCGTCCGGAGTTCCCCGCTCGCGATCGCCAACCGGAACACGTCGACGATCCCGCCGATCCACTGCTCGTAGAAGCTCAGCGTCGCGGTCTGGAACTCGCCACGCTCCAGCGACAGCCGGATGCCCGCCCGCACGATCGGGTCGGTCCGGAGCAGGTCGGCGATGCCGTGCGACGCTCCGATCAGGGCGGCGACCGGCGAGCTGTCGGTGTGGCTGACGACGTCGAAGGTGCGGGCGTTCTGCTCGCCGATGACGCCGAGCGCCAGGGCGAGCTTCGTCGGGAAGTGGAAGTGCAGCGTGCCCTGCGAGACGCCCGCCGTGCGGGCGATGCCCGCGATCGTCGCGCCGGCGAAGCCGACGCGGTCGAACTCCTCCGCCGCGGCCACCAGGATCTGCTCACGTCGTTCCACGGGACCAGTCTGTCGGTCTGGAGGGACGGTGCCAGCTGGCACCGCGCCTCCAGTCCGAGGGGTGGTGCGGCTCAGGCCGCGTGCCGGCCGAGCGTGATGCGCTCCTCGGGCAGGTCCTGCAGGTCGCGGCCACGGAACCAGCGGAGCAGCCAGTCGGCGGGCGTGCCCGCCACCCCGGTCGGCAGACCGGTGCGGTCGCTGAGGAAGGTGCTGAACCCGGGCTCGTCACGGAGCTCGTCCCCGGTCGGGCTGCCGAACGCCATCGCCCAGCCGTCGAACCGACGCGTGCTGATGGACTCACGCGACAGCGACTTCACGCCGGTGTGCCGCGGATCGCGCTCGATCGCGGCGAAGCGGTCCTCGACGCTCCAGACCGGACCCTCGAGCACCTGCATGAAGCGGCCGCCCTTGGCGAGCAGGAGCCCGGAGACGCCGAGCGCGTGGTTGCGGAGCCGCGCCTCGCGCAGCATGGCGACCAGCTGGTCGTCGGTCAGGTCGTCGACGGCGACGGACATGTAGACGAGGGAGGTGAGCGAAGTCATCTCCTGCAGTCTGGATCGTGGTCGGCGGCACGGTCAACGCGTCGTCCGCACACCGCACCGGAGGGTGCGGCATGCGGACGACGGGCGGGGTGTCGGGTGTCGGGTTTCGGGTTTCGGGTGTCGGGTTTCGATCAGGTGAGGGCGAGCAGGTTGTTGACCTGTTCGTTGACCCCGGTCAGCGTCGAGATCGGCTTGCCGTTCGCGTAGACGTCGTCGAAGGCGGGCTGCAGCAGGGCCTGCACGTCGGCGGGGTTCTTCGTGACCGGGAACAGGAACGTGGTGTCCTCCTCGACCTGCCGGGTGAACGCCGAGACGTCGAGCCCGCGCTTCCGGAACGACGCCACCGCGGCCTCGGTGCCCGCGGGACGAGCGGGGAACACGATCCCGCTCTCACCGACGATCCGCTGCGCCTCGTCGCTGCCCAGGAACGCCACCCACTTCGCCGCGGCCTCGGGGTCCTTCGCCTGCTTCGTGATCGAGTCGCCGAGCCCGTTGAACATCGACGCACGGTGGCCCGACGGGCCGATCGGGGTCGGGGCGACCGCGACGTCGAGGTCCTCCATGCCGAGGTACGAGCCGATCATCCACGAGCCGTTGAAGGACAGCGCGCACTTGCCGGCGCCGAGCTGGACCTCGGGCCCGGTCGTGGTCGAGAACACCCCGTACTTCGCCATGTAGCCCTTCTCGGCCAGCCGGTAGTACCAGGCGAGCGTGTCCTGCACGATCCGCTCGTCGTAGCGGAACTTGTCGCCCCAGGGGTTCTCGTTCGTGTAGAACCAGTCGACCGATCCGGTGAACGGCGACCACTGGGTCTGTCCGAAGCCGTCGCCGCCGGAGCCGTTCGACGAGATGCCGTAGACGGCGACGTCGTCCTTGTCGAAGCCGTCCTCGTCGCCGCGTCGGCCCTTCGAGTCCACCGTCAGCCGCGCGAGCATCCGCTCGAACGTGCCGCCGTCGTCCGGGTTCCACGCGAGCGACCCGAGTTCCTCGGCGGAGACCCCGGCCTTCGCCATCGCCTTCTTGTCGTAGAACATCGCGACGGTGTCCCAGTCCTTCGGGGAGCCGTAGCGGTGGCCGTCCTGGCCCTTCCACAGTTCGGCGAGCCCGGACTGGTAGTCGTCGTCACGGATGCCCTTCGTGGCGTCGAGTTCGTCGAGCTTGTAGAGCACATCGAGGTCGGCGTACTGCGGGAACTTCGTCAGGTGGTCGGTGAAGACGTCGGGCGCGGTGCCGGCGATGAAGCCCGCGGTGAGCTTGGTCCAGTAGTCGTTCCACCCGAGCTGGGTGATCTTCACGGTGATGTCCGGGTTCGCGCGGTGGAACGCGTCGGCGACGGCCTGGTACGCAGGCTGCTGGTTGGCGTCCCAGAGCCAGTAGCTCACGGTGCGCGCACCCGACCGGTTCGTCGTGCGGCGACCGGGCGACGAGCAGGCGGCGAGCGCGCCGAGGGCCAGTGCAGAGGCGCCGCCGGCGAAGAGCGTGCGGCGGGTCAGTTGGTTCGTCATGGTGTTCGTCCTGTCCGAGCGCCGGGTCACTTGATCCCGGAGAAGCCGATGGAGTTGACGATCCGCTTGGCGAAGACGCCGAACAGCAGGATCATCGGGAGCGCCGCCACCAGGGTCGCGGCCATGAGCCCGGCCCAGTCGGTGCCGGACTGCGGGGTCTGCGACTTGAAGACGCCGAGCGCGACGGTCAGCACCCGCGAGCTGTCGGTGTACGACACCATGAGCGGCCAGAAGTAGTCGTTCCAGCTCGTGATGTACGTCAGCACGGCGAGGGTGGCGATCGGGGCCGCCGCCATCGGGATGACGAGCCGGAAGAACACGCGGACCTTGCCGGCGCCGTCGATGAGCGCCGCCTCTTCGACCTCCTTCGAGATGCCGAGGAAGAACTGCCGCAGGAAGAACACTGCGAACGGGGTCATGAACATCGTCGGCAGGGCGATGCCGAGCAGGTTGTCGACGAGCCCGAGCTGCTTGATGAGCGTGAAGTTCGGCAGCAGCGTGAAGATCGCGGGGACCATCAGGCCGGCCAGGAACACCCCGAACACCTTGTCGCGACCGGGCCAGCGCAGCCGGGCGAAGGCGTAGGCGGCCGCTGCTGAGAAGAACACCTGGCCGACGGTGACGAGCGTCGAAACCAGGATCGAGTTGAGCAAGTACCGCCAGAAGTCCAGCGCGGCGCCGGACCCGCCCTGGGCCAACGCCTCTTCGGTGGACTGCAGGCCGAAGACCCGCTCGAACCCGCCCAGGCTGAACCCGACGGGCAGCAGCGAGGTGGGGTCGGAGTTGATCGCGGTGTTCGACGACAGCGCGGTGCGCAGGATCCAGTAGAACGGGAACAGGGTGACGACGATGACGAGGATCATCGCGACCCAGGCGAGCACGCGGCCGAGCGACGGGCGACGACGGTGGCCGGCCCCCATCCGCGGCGGGCGGGACGTGGTGACGGAACGGGTGAGTGTCGTGGTCATGGCGCTTCCGTTCAGTCCAGGTCGGACTCACCCGAGCGGGTGAGTCGGTACTGGATGATCGTGATGATGCTGAGGACGATGAGGAGCGCGACCGAGACCGCGGACGCGTAGCCGAACTGGAACCGGCCGAACGCCAGGTTGTAGATGTAGTTCTGCACGACGTTCGTGGCGTTCGCGGGGCCGCCCTGCGTGGTGACGGCGACGGTGTCGAACACCTGGAACGACCCGATCACGGTGATGATCAGCACCAGGGACAGGATCGGGCGGAGCAGCGGCACCGTGATGCGCCAGAACATCTTCCACTCGCTCGCACCGTCGATACGTCCGGCCTCGTACACGGTCTCGGGCAGCGACTGCAGGCCGGCGAAGATGAGCAGCGCCGTGTAGCCGACGTGCCGCCAGACGTTGATGAGCGCGATCGAGGGGATGCCCCAGACGTCGCTCTGCAGGAACGGGATGCGATCGAGCCCGAGTGCGGCGAGCATCTCGTTGCCGATGCCGAGCTGGGTGTCGAGGATCCAGAGCCAGACGAGGGCGGCGACGACGTTCGACACCAGGTACGGCGCGAGCACGATGCCGCGCACGAAGGTCGACTTGGTCAGGCGGTGCATCATCACGGCGATGAACAGGGCGACGACGGTCTGGATGACGATGTTGATGAGCACGTACTCGACGGTCACCACCATCGAGTGCCAGAAGATCGAGTCCTGCACCAGGCGGGCGTAGTTCTGCAGGCCGGTGAACTCGGGCTCGGTGAGCAGGTTGTACGAGGTGAAGCTCAGGTAGATGCCCCGCACGGTCGGCCAGGCGAGGAACACCGCGAACCCGACGGCTGCCGGGGCGATGAAGACGAGCGCGAGCCACAGGTCGTTCCTGGGGCGGCGCCGTGGTGCGGTGGTGCGGGCACGGGCGAGGTCGGCGGACCGACTCCTCCGTCTCGTGCTGGCGGTCGTCAAGGGTGACGACACAGGGCTCTCGGTTGCCATCGCGACTCCTTCGTCTGCGGTGGACTGACGTGCAGCAGTCCGTGAGCCGGGAATCTACACGTGGGGACCACTGCTGGCAAGCGTAAGATTCCGGGCTGTGGACGGGGGTTGTCACGTGTAGACAACGTGTGTCAGGATGGCGCTCGATCGCATCGGAGCGACCCGCTCGGCGACGCATCCCACACCCTGGAAAGGTCACTGATGATCTCTGTCGGAATGGTCGGCGCGGGCCAGTTCGCCCCCCAGTTCGCCAAGCTGTTCAAGCTCCACCCCGACGTCGACCGGGTCTACGTCACCGACCTCGTCGGCGAGCGCGCGTCCGAACTCGTCGAGACCCAGCACCTCGACGGCACGTTCCCGGACTTCGACGCCGTCCTCGCCTCGGACGTCGACGCCGTCGCGATCTTCACGCAGCGCTGGACCCACGGTCCGCTCGTGGTCAAGGCCCTGCGCGCCGGCAAGCACGTGTACTCCGCCGTGCCGATGGCGATCTCCGTCGACGAGATCCGCGACATCATCCAGGCGGTCCGCGAGACCGGCCTGACCTACATGATGGGCGAGACGAGCTACTACAACCCCGCGACGGTGTTCGCCCGCAAGCAGGTCGCCGCCGGTGCCTTCGGACGGGTGTTCTACGCCGAGGGTGACTACGTGCACGACATGGACCTCGGCTTCTACGCCGCGTACCAGTACAGCGGCGGCGACGAGTGGAAGCGCACCGCCAGCTACCCGCCCATGCTCTACCCGACGCACTCGGTCGGTGGGGTCCTCGGTGCCATCCCCGGGCACGCGGTCAGCGTCAGCTGCATCGGCGTGAAGGACGACCGCGGCGACGGCGTCTTCGACAAGGACGTCAGCCAGTTCGACAACGACTTCTCGAACGCCACCGCCCTGTTCGAGCTCGACAACGGCGGGGTCATGCGCATCAACGAGATGCGTCGCGTCGGCTACCCGTCGCACATCCGCGAGTCACGGTTCCGCTACTTCGGCACCGAGGCCAGCTTCGAGCAGCTCGCGAAGACCAGCGTCTGGCAGGACAAGGAGGACTCGTACGACATCAGCGACAAGATCGACACCCAGGCGACGATGTCCCTCGACGACCCGCGCCTGGCCGACGTCGACCCGTCCCTGCGCGACGCGTTCGTCTCCGGCTACGCCGAGGTGCACGACACCGACCGCCTGCCCGCCGAGTACGACGGTGTGCCGACCGGACACGAGGGCAGCCACCAGTTCCTCGCCGACGACTTCGTCCGCGCCGTCGTCGACCGGACCCTGCCGCCGGTGAACGCCTGGACCGCCGCACGCTTCACCCTGCCGGGCATCATCGCCCACCAGTCCGCGCTGCAGGGCGGCGCCCGCCTCGAGGTGCCGGACTTCGGTGACGCCCCGGAGACGACGAGCGCTGCGACGGCGAGCGCACCGACGACGGCAGGCAGCACGTCGTCGGCTACGATCGCGTCCGAGTAACACGTGTCGTTCGGGTGCCGGTCCGTCGTGGGCCGGCACCCGAACGACGCTCCCGGACCCGACGAAGGTGGCACCCGTGACCGTCCCGACGAACCCCAGGGCGGTCACCCGTGCGGACGTCGCCCGCTACGCCGGGGTCAGCACCTCCGTCGTCAGCTACGTCGTGCACGACGGACCGCGCCCCGTCGCCGCCGCCACCGCCGCCCGGGTGCGCGAGGCCATCCGGGTCCTCGGCTACCGCCCGAACGCGAGCGCCCAGGCCCTGCGCACCGGCTCGTCGAAGATGCTCGGCCTGATCGTGCCCGAACTCGACAACCCGTTCTGGTCCGAGCTCGCCGTCGCCGTCACCCACGCCGCCGCTGCACGCGGCAACGACGTCCTGCTCGCCAACAGCGACGGCGACGCCGCCCAGGAACGCGAACGGCTCCGCAGCCTGTCCGCCCGCCAGGTCGACGGCATCATCGTGACGAGCATCATGACCCACCCGGACCTGTCGACCGTCACCGACCCCGGTCTGCCGATGGTCCTGCTCAACACGTTCTTCGAGGTCCCCGAGTACGCCAGCATCGGCGTCGACGCCCTGCGCGGCGCCCTCGACGGCACGCAGCACCTGGTCGAGCACGGCTACCGCTCGATCGGCCTCGTGATGGGGCACACCGGCTCGATGGAGCTCCGCGAGCAGGGCTGGATGCGCGCCCTGCGCCAGGCCGGCCTGCCCGACGGGCCCATCGTCCGCACCGACTTCACCCGGCGCGGAGGCTACGAAGCCGGCCTCCGCATGTTCGCCGACGAGACCGGCCCCCGAGCCGTCTTCGTCAGCTCCGACATGCAGGCGATCGGCGTCATGCGCGCACTGTGGGAACTCGGTCTGCGCGTCCCCGAGGACGTCGCGATCGTGTCGTTCGACGGTGCGGCCGAGGCGGACTACACGAACCCGCAGCTCACCACGGTCCGGCAGCCGATCGAGACGATGGCGGTCGCCGCGGTCGACCGCGTGCTCGGCCTCGACGCCGACAACCAGTGGCACCGCGACCTGGTCCCCGCCGAGCTGGTCCTCGGCGCGAGCTGCGGGTGCGACGTGCGTCGCTGACGCACCCACCGACGGTTTGGAGGCCAGGGGCGGGGCCGCCACGGGCCTCCTGGCCGTCAGCTGGTCGCGTTCAGGACGCCGGCTCCATGACGGCGCGGAGGCGCGCGGTCGGGATGCGCTGCTGCGCATCCACCGTCACGGCGGCGGCCTCGACCGCCTCGCCGGTCTCGGCGTCGACGAAGCGCAGGTCCGACGCCCGCTCGGACGGGCGGTGCCGGTCGGCCCAGCCGCCGAGAGCGAGCAGCACGAGCGACAGGTCGCGGCCGGCGTCGGTCAGGACGTACTCCTCGCGGGCACGTGCCCCCTCGGGCTTGTAGGTCGTGCGCTCGAGCACTCCCCCGTCGACGAGTGAGGCCAGCCGTGCGGTCAGGACCTCGCGCGGGACGCCGAGGCTCTGCTGGAACTGACTGAAGCGGGTCGAGCCGCCGACGGCGTCGCGAACGATCATGAGCGTCCACTTCTCGCCGAGGACGTCGAGGGAGCGTGCGATGGGGCAGCGCTCGTCGCCGCCGAGGATGCCGAGCATGTGTTCATCCTAGCTGGGTTCGATTTCCGGACACAACATGCTAGGTTCGGATTCCGTACTCAACTTCTCTCGTCTGGAGCACTCATGACCGACCTCACCAACGCCGTCGTCCTCGTCACCGGAGCGAACGGCGGCCTCGGCGCCGAGTTCGTCCGCCAGGCCCTGGAGCGTGGCGCCACCAAGGTCTACGCGACCGCCCGCAACCCGCGCACCTGGGACGACGAGCGCATCGTCCCGCTCGGCCTCGACGTCACGAGCCAGGAGAGCGTCGACGCCGCGGCCCGCGCCGCAGCCGACGTGACCATCGTCGTGAACAACGCCGGGATCGCCGGCTCCGACCCGCTCGTCGACGTCTCCGTCGAGGAGGTCGAGCGCATCTTCGCCACCAACGTCTTCGGTGCACTCCGCGTCGCCAAGGCGTTCGCCCCCTCGATCGCCAACGGCGCACTGGTCGACGTCCACTCCGCCCTGAGCTGGGTCGCCCTCGCCGGCGCGTACTCGGCGTCGAAGGCCGCGTTCTGGTCGATCACGAACTCCCTGCGCCTCGAGCTCGCACCCCAGGGCACCCAGGTCGTCGGCGCCCACCTCGGCTACACCGACACCGGCATGATCGCCGATCTCGACGTCGAGAAGTCCGACCCCGCCGACATCGTCCGGTCGATCTGGGACGCGGTCGAGGCCGGCGAGCACGAGGTCCTCGCCGACCAGGTCAGCCGCGACGTCCGTGCCGGCCTGAGCGCCCCGCTCACCGCGCTCTACCCGATGCTCACCAGCGCCTGAAGGCCGTCCCCGTCGGGTCAGCCGCCCGCGCCGCGGTCGGTGATCCGACGGTTCGTCGCGGTGATGGCGGCGCGCTCGTCGTCGGACAGGCCACCGGCGTGGAGGATCCGGCTCAGCACGTCGCTCTTCCGCTCGATGTAGTCGTCGATGTCCTCGGCCTCGGTGGCTGCCCGGCGTTTCACGGCGGCGTACTCGTCGCGGAGCGCCGGGTCGGCACGCAGCACGTCGCGGACGGCCAGGTGGTTCCGCAGCGCGAGCGAACCGATCGTGACGACGTAGGTGTTCGTCGGGGTGAAACGCTCCGGAGCCCGGAACGCCTGCCTGTCCGGGACGCCGAGTTCACCGCGCGGCTCGAACCCGATCGTCGCCATCGCCGCCACCGTAGCCGGCACGTCGGCTGCGTCCACCACGACGTCGACGTCGAGCACGGGCTTCGCCGCCAGGCCCGGCACGGAGGTGCTGCCCACGTGCTCGATGCTCCGGAACGGCACGTCGGCGTCTTCGAGTGCGGCGGCGTACGCGCCATGCAGCTGCCGGAACCGCTCGGGCCAGGCCGGCCGGTACTCGACGACCTCGATCACGGGGCCGGCGTCGGCGCGAGGAGCTGGAACATGACGTGGTCGCGCCAGACCCCGTCGATCTTGATGTACTCCGGCGCGAAGCCGTAGCGGGTGAAGCCCGCCGACTCGAGCGCGCGCTGCGAGCCGACGTTCTCGGGCAGGGTCTCGGCCTGCACGCGATGGAGCCGGAGCACGTCGAACGCGTGATCGGCGGCCGCGCGGACAGCGCGGGACGCGTGACCCTGGCGCGTGCGATCGGCGCGGATCCAGTACCCCATCGCGCACGACTGCAGGGCGCCGCGCGTGACGCCGCTCAGCGTGATCCGACCGAGGATTTCCCCGTCGGTCGACTCGATGACGAACGGCACCGCGTTGCCGGCCCGCTGCGCGGCGAGGGCCTGCGTGATGACGTCCCGCTGCCCGGACTCCGTGTAGTACGACGGCGCTCGTGCCGGTTCCCACGGTCGCAGGTGGTCGGCGTTCTCGGTGATGACCGCAGCCAGGACGGCCGCGTCGTCGAGGCGGAGTGGGCGCAACCGTGTGTCCATCGCGGAGGGTGTGGGATTCGAACCCACGAGACATCTCTGCCCACCTGTTTTCAAGACAGGCTCCATCGGCCGCTCGGACAACCCTCCAGTGACGCGACCACGTGGCGAGACGTGATCGCGTCCCGGGAAGTCTACCCGGGCCTCCAGGCTGGGGTGCGCGCGAGCGCGGACTAACGGGGCAGGGAGTCGAGCGCCGCTGCCAGGCCGTCGTCGGTGATGCCGCCGGTGAGCTCGTTGCCGGCGTCGACGACGTCGTCGGGAGCCTGGCCCATGACGACGCCGCGACCGGAGGTCGAGGCCCAGCGGAGCATGTCGATGTCGTTGCGGCCGTCACCCGCAGCGAAGACTCGGGACCGCGGGATGTCGAGCCACTCGCGCACGCGCTCCATCGCGGTGGCCTTCGTCACGCCCTCGGGAGCGATGTCGAGCCACGACGTCCAGCCGACGGAGTACGAGACCTTGTGCAGGCCCATCTGCTCGACGATCTGCAGGAAGTCCTCGGTGTCGTGGCCGGGCGAGATGACGACGACGCGGGTGGCCTCGACGCCGAGCAGCTGCTCGAACGGCACGTGCTCGCCCTCGACGGTCATGGTGTCGTCGGGGAAGTTGCCGGACAGCAGGAAGTGACCGGTCTCGTCCTCGACGCCGAACGCCGCGTTCTCGAGCGCGCCGTGGATGGTCTGCAGCACCTCGGACGGGTCGAACCGCTCGACGTGTTCGCGCACGTAGGAGCCGTCGGCGCGGCGGGCCAGGATGAGCGCACCGTTCGCGCACACCAGGTACTTCGGCCGGATGCCGAGGGTCTCGAGCAGGGGCACGGTCATGCCCTCGCTGCGGCCGGTCGAGAGCATGACCTCGTGGCCGGCGGCCTCGGCGTCACGGACGGCGGCGACGACTGCCTCGGTGATGACACCGTCCTCACGCATGGTGGTGCCGTCGATGTCGAGCGCGACCAGCCAGCGCTTGGTGCGGGCGGGCGCGTCGCTGCCCGCGCCCTGCGAGGTGCCGTCCACGAACCGTCCCTGGGTGCTCATCGGGGCTCGATCACCTCGACGCCACCGAGGTAGGGGCGCAGGACCTCGGGCACGACGACGGAACCGTCGGCCTGCTGGTGCGTCTCGAGGATCGCGACGATCCAGCGGGTGGTGGCGAGGGTGCCGTTCAGGGTGGCGACCGGAGCGGTCTTGCCGCTCTCGGTGCGGTACCGGATGTCGAGACGGCGGGCCTGGAACGTCGTGCAGTTCGACGTCGAGGTGAGCTCGCGGAACGTGCCCTGGGTCGGGACCCACGCCTCGATGTCGTACTTCTTCGCCGCGCTCGTGCCGAGGTCGCCGGCGGCGACGTCGATCACGCGG
Encoded here:
- a CDS encoding HAD family hydrolase; translation: MSTQGRFVDGTSQGAGSDAPARTKRWLVALDIDGTTMREDGVITEAVVAAVRDAEAAGHEVMLSTGRSEGMTVPLLETLGIRPKYLVCANGALILARRADGSYVREHVERFDPSEVLQTIHGALENAAFGVEDETGHFLLSGNFPDDTMTVEGEHVPFEQLLGVEATRVVVISPGHDTEDFLQIVEQMGLHKVSYSVGWTSWLDIAPEGVTKATAMERVREWLDIPRSRVFAAGDGRNDIDMLRWASTSGRGVVMGQAPDDVVDAGNELTGGITDDGLAAALDSLPR